In the genome of Acidimicrobiales bacterium, one region contains:
- the glgP gene encoding alpha-glucan family phosphorylase, with amino-acid sequence MKALRSFTVRPSLPAELSALEDLAINLRWAWDDQTRDLFRWVDPDLWDASIHDPVRLLGLVSHDRLATLAADTGFRRFLGEVWDELDRYQEGDRWFQARQESPLNLVAYFSPEFGIAEALPQYSGGLGVLAGDHLKSCSDLGVPLVGVGLLYRHGYFRQSLNLDGWQEERYPLLDPHVMALTPVDGVRISVDLAGAPLVAQVWRADVGRVPLYFLDADVEENDESMRSVTDRLYGGDSEHRLRQEILLGMGGVKALLAAGVDAQVFHTNEGHAGFLGLERIRNLVTEQGLSYPEAIEAVRSGCIFTTHTPVPAGIDRFPRELMEKYFSGWCHDVGISFDDLMALGHRPSDAGEERFNMAVMGLGLAGRSNAVAKLHGEVSREMFGDLWPDFPAEEVPITSVTNGVHADTWTSPEIADCLRRYVRPEWSEADAEAWARIVEAPDDDLWRAREQGRERLVSFVRRRLRDSALARGASVSSVSWVDDALDPRILTIGFARRFATYKRANLLLSQPERLRALLLDSDRPVQFLFAGKAHPADEAGKEMIRQIVAACAELEIRHRFVFVDDYDIAVARAFYHGADVWLNNPRRPQEACGTSGMKAALNGGLNLSILDGWWDEMFDGENGWAISSAEMVDDLERRDEIEASSLFDILEHQVVPLFYDRNGDDIAPRRWIGKVKHSLATLGPQVSAARMVRDYVEELYEPTAARATKLLGDGAGGAKALAAWKQRVSAAWHQVHIEWIEADDTVAELGASRTVEASVALGELSADDVDVQLLHGPVGQDDELAYAAAVSMEHVGAVDDHHARYRGTFAAARAGRYGFTVRVVPHHPDLVGPSELGVASWA; translated from the coding sequence ATGAAGGCCTTGCGCAGCTTCACAGTCCGCCCGTCGCTCCCGGCCGAGCTGTCGGCCCTGGAGGACCTCGCCATCAACCTCCGCTGGGCCTGGGACGACCAGACCCGTGACCTGTTCCGCTGGGTCGACCCCGACCTGTGGGACGCCAGCATCCACGACCCCGTCCGCCTCCTGGGCCTGGTCAGCCACGACCGGCTCGCCACCCTGGCGGCCGACACCGGCTTCCGACGCTTCCTCGGCGAGGTGTGGGACGAGCTCGACCGCTACCAGGAGGGCGACCGCTGGTTCCAGGCGCGCCAGGAGAGCCCGCTGAACCTGGTCGCCTACTTCTCCCCCGAGTTCGGCATCGCCGAGGCCCTGCCCCAGTACTCGGGCGGCCTGGGCGTCCTCGCCGGCGACCACCTCAAGTCGTGCAGCGACCTGGGCGTCCCGCTGGTGGGCGTGGGCCTGCTGTACCGGCACGGCTACTTCCGCCAGAGCCTCAACCTCGACGGCTGGCAGGAGGAGCGCTACCCGCTGCTCGACCCGCACGTGATGGCGCTCACGCCCGTCGACGGCGTGCGGATCAGCGTCGACCTGGCCGGCGCCCCGCTGGTCGCCCAGGTGTGGCGGGCCGACGTGGGCCGGGTGCCGCTGTACTTCCTCGACGCCGACGTGGAGGAGAACGACGAGAGCATGCGGTCGGTCACCGACCGCCTCTACGGTGGCGACTCCGAGCACCGCCTGCGCCAGGAGATCCTCCTCGGCATGGGCGGCGTGAAGGCGCTGCTCGCCGCGGGCGTCGACGCCCAGGTGTTCCACACCAACGAGGGCCACGCCGGCTTCCTGGGCCTGGAGCGCATCCGCAACCTGGTCACCGAGCAGGGCCTGTCGTACCCCGAGGCCATCGAGGCCGTGCGGTCCGGCTGCATCTTCACCACCCACACCCCGGTGCCGGCCGGCATCGACCGCTTCCCCCGGGAGCTGATGGAGAAGTACTTCAGCGGCTGGTGCCACGACGTCGGCATCTCCTTCGACGACCTGATGGCCCTGGGCCACCGCCCGTCGGACGCCGGCGAGGAGCGCTTCAACATGGCGGTGATGGGCCTGGGCCTGGCCGGCCGGTCGAACGCCGTGGCCAAGCTGCACGGCGAGGTCAGCCGGGAGATGTTCGGCGACCTGTGGCCCGACTTCCCGGCCGAGGAGGTGCCGATCACGTCGGTCACCAACGGGGTCCACGCCGACACGTGGACGTCGCCGGAGATCGCCGACTGCCTGCGCCGCTACGTGCGGCCCGAGTGGTCCGAGGCCGACGCCGAGGCCTGGGCCCGCATCGTCGAGGCCCCCGACGACGACCTGTGGCGGGCCCGGGAGCAGGGCCGCGAGCGCCTGGTGTCCTTCGTCAGGCGCCGCCTGCGTGACAGCGCCCTGGCCCGGGGTGCGTCGGTGTCGAGCGTGTCGTGGGTCGACGACGCCCTCGACCCGCGGATCCTCACGATCGGCTTCGCCCGCCGCTTCGCCACCTACAAGCGGGCCAACCTGCTGCTGTCGCAGCCCGAGCGCCTGCGGGCGCTCCTCCTCGACTCGGACCGGCCGGTGCAGTTCCTGTTCGCCGGCAAGGCCCACCCCGCCGACGAGGCCGGCAAGGAGATGATCCGCCAGATCGTCGCCGCCTGCGCCGAGCTGGAGATACGCCACCGCTTCGTGTTCGTCGACGACTACGACATCGCCGTCGCCCGGGCCTTCTACCACGGTGCCGACGTGTGGCTGAACAACCCGCGGCGCCCCCAGGAGGCGTGTGGGACCTCCGGCATGAAGGCGGCGCTCAACGGCGGCCTGAACCTGTCGATCCTCGACGGCTGGTGGGACGAGATGTTCGACGGCGAGAACGGCTGGGCCATCTCGTCGGCGGAGATGGTCGACGACCTGGAGCGGCGCGACGAGATCGAGGCCAGCTCGCTGTTCGACATCCTGGAGCACCAGGTGGTGCCGCTGTTCTACGACCGCAACGGCGACGACATCGCGCCGCGGCGCTGGATCGGCAAGGTGAAGCACTCGCTCGCCACCCTCGGGCCCCAGGTGAGCGCGGCGCGGATGGTGCGCGACTACGTCGAGGAGCTCTACGAGCCGACGGCCGCCCGCGCCACGAAGCTGCTCGGCGACGGGGCGGGTGGAGCGAAGGCGCTGGCGGCGTGGAAGCAGCGGGTGTCGGCCGCCTGGCACCAGGTGCACATCGAGTGGATCGAGGCCGACGACACGGTCGCCGAGCTGGGCGCGTCGCGCACGGTCGAGGCGTCGGTGGCGCTGGGCGAGCTGTCAGCCGACGACGTCGACGTGCAGCTGCTGCACGGGCCCGTGGGCCAGGACGACGAGCTGGCCTACGCCGCGGCGGTGTCGATGGAGCACGTCGGCGCCGTCGACGACCACCACGCCCGCTACCGCGGCACGTTCGCCGCCGCCCGCGCCGGCCGCTACGGCTTCACGGTCCGGGTGGTCCCCCACCACCCCGACCTCGTCGGCCCGTCGGAGCTCGGCGTGGCCTCCTGGGCCTGA
- a CDS encoding ABC transporter substrate-binding protein, which produces MLRLLAAVALLLGAVGLVVWAIRDEDQGIETVTPDVLTVATAFPAPGFWEGRDVRHVDGGFEAELARELADQLGLDRVAVVSRPFDELVEGDAAGFDLALAQVSITRERAKVVDFSRPYLTTPVGVVGRAGADPLPDLADAREQRWGVAEATTQVDVVDDLIEPDTDAVVYPTVAAALTAVARGAVDVAAVDFLRALAEVDEQPALAVAAQVTAPQHFGALLPDGSDLLSDVDAALRALEADGTLDDLRDDLFDRYDTDLSDLPTIRVTP; this is translated from the coding sequence ATGCTCCGTCTGCTCGCCGCGGTTGCGCTCCTGCTGGGGGCGGTCGGGCTGGTGGTGTGGGCGATCCGTGACGAGGACCAGGGGATCGAGACGGTGACGCCCGACGTGTTGACGGTCGCCACCGCCTTCCCCGCCCCCGGGTTCTGGGAGGGGCGCGACGTCCGGCACGTCGACGGTGGCTTCGAGGCCGAGTTGGCCAGGGAGCTGGCCGACCAGCTGGGGCTCGACCGGGTGGCGGTGGTGTCCCGGCCGTTCGACGAGCTCGTGGAGGGCGACGCTGCGGGCTTCGACCTGGCGCTGGCCCAGGTGTCGATCACCCGGGAGCGGGCGAAGGTGGTCGACTTCTCGCGGCCCTACCTCACGACGCCGGTCGGGGTGGTCGGCCGGGCCGGCGCCGACCCGCTGCCCGACCTGGCCGACGCCCGCGAGCAGCGCTGGGGCGTGGCCGAGGCGACCACGCAGGTCGACGTGGTCGACGACCTGATCGAGCCCGACACCGATGCCGTCGTGTACCCGACGGTGGCGGCGGCGCTGACGGCGGTGGCCCGGGGCGCGGTCGACGTCGCCGCGGTCGACTTCCTGCGGGCCCTGGCCGAGGTGGACGAGCAGCCGGCCCTCGCCGTCGCCGCCCAGGTCACCGCCCCGCAGCACTTCGGCGCTCTGTTGCCCGACGGCTCCGACCTCCTGTCCGACGTCGACGCGGCGCTCCGGGCCCTGGAGGCCGACGGCACCCTCGACGACCTCCGCGACGACCTGTTCGACCGCTACGACACCGACCTCTCCGACCTCCCCACCATCCGGGTGACGCCGTGA
- a CDS encoding cation:proton antiporter, whose translation MTVIATFTAPHGPAWLFFGIGAALVVGPALATRVKLPAIVGLLAGGLAIGPSGLGIVTATDTTLSALGQLGLLYLMFTAGAELDLALFSRYRRAAATFGLTTFAAPMVLGFTAGRLLDYSFAASLLLGSLWASHTLVTYPMVREAGLSGNRAVATTVGATVITDTLSLIVLAGVAGSVKGDSSLVVLIGSLLLGLVLLGAYAGMVVPTVTRWAFTHVAHSRTERFAFLLAAMLSTAVLAEVVGIEGIVGAFFAGLGLNRLVPAGSALMERVEFFGSALLVPVFLVSVGVLIEPSVVVDPSTLGLAAVFCAAVIGGKSIAAWSSGPLLGFTRGESEVMFGLSLSQAAATLAATFVGFDVGLFDEQVVNAVLVVILVTLLLAAVTTSRAIERVEPTVSESDAALGRKAVLVAGREDRLAALARVARSLVAVEGGVVVPTRVCVRGEGVEADRALLALAEGVLAKAGLDAEAKLRISDNPVSAVVYTTIEEGGTVVLMDWSASNRAQPALRGERDDTLLAASPVPVLLAALSDTPHERVVLALDRVDVVEDSAADLALAVDVAARLADGDVTQLTVDEDRLTWVIEQAQPGDLVVIPAHPVWAAFGPTAVRASAHAGVSVVVVAGSRRWASQGSVVDRSLGALVGGTKAADVRWG comes from the coding sequence GTGACCGTGATCGCCACGTTCACCGCGCCCCACGGGCCGGCGTGGCTGTTCTTCGGCATCGGGGCGGCGCTGGTGGTCGGGCCGGCGCTGGCGACCCGGGTGAAGCTGCCGGCGATCGTCGGGCTGCTCGCCGGCGGCCTCGCCATCGGCCCGTCGGGGCTGGGGATCGTGACGGCGACCGACACCACCCTGTCGGCCCTCGGGCAGCTCGGCCTGCTGTACCTGATGTTCACGGCCGGCGCCGAGCTCGACCTGGCACTGTTCAGCCGCTACCGGCGGGCCGCCGCCACCTTCGGCCTCACCACGTTCGCCGCCCCGATGGTGCTCGGGTTCACCGCCGGCCGGCTGCTCGACTACTCGTTCGCGGCGTCGCTGCTGCTGGGCTCCCTGTGGGCGTCGCACACGCTGGTCACCTACCCGATGGTGCGGGAGGCGGGCCTGTCGGGGAACCGGGCGGTCGCCACCACCGTCGGCGCCACGGTGATCACCGACACCCTGTCGCTGATCGTGCTGGCCGGGGTCGCCGGCTCCGTGAAGGGCGACTCGAGCCTGGTGGTCCTGATCGGCAGCCTCCTCCTCGGGCTGGTGCTGCTGGGGGCCTACGCCGGCATGGTGGTCCCGACGGTCACCCGCTGGGCGTTCACCCACGTGGCCCACAGCCGCACCGAGCGGTTCGCCTTCCTGCTGGCGGCCATGCTGTCGACCGCGGTGCTGGCCGAGGTGGTGGGCATCGAGGGCATCGTCGGCGCCTTCTTCGCGGGCCTGGGGCTGAACCGCCTGGTGCCGGCGGGCAGCGCCCTGATGGAGCGGGTGGAGTTCTTCGGCTCGGCCCTGCTCGTTCCGGTGTTCCTGGTGTCGGTGGGCGTGCTGATCGAGCCGTCGGTGGTGGTCGACCCGTCGACGCTCGGCCTCGCCGCCGTGTTCTGCGCCGCGGTGATCGGCGGCAAGTCCATCGCCGCCTGGTCGTCCGGACCGCTGCTGGGCTTCACCCGCGGCGAGTCGGAGGTGATGTTCGGCCTCTCCCTGTCGCAGGCGGCGGCGACGCTGGCCGCCACGTTCGTCGGCTTCGACGTGGGCCTGTTCGACGAGCAGGTGGTCAACGCCGTGCTGGTGGTGATCCTGGTGACGCTGCTGCTCGCGGCGGTGACCACCAGCCGGGCCATCGAGCGGGTGGAGCCGACGGTCTCCGAGTCGGACGCCGCGCTGGGCCGCAAGGCGGTGCTGGTGGCGGGGCGCGAGGACCGGCTGGCCGCCCTGGCGCGGGTGGCCCGGAGCCTGGTGGCGGTCGAGGGCGGCGTGGTGGTGCCCACCCGGGTGTGCGTGCGGGGCGAGGGCGTCGAGGCCGACCGGGCACTGCTGGCGCTGGCCGAGGGCGTGCTGGCCAAGGCCGGGCTCGACGCCGAGGCCAAGCTCCGCATCTCCGACAACCCCGTCTCCGCCGTCGTCTACACCACCATCGAGGAGGGCGGCACGGTGGTGCTGATGGACTGGTCGGCGTCGAACCGGGCCCAGCCGGCGCTGCGGGGCGAGCGCGACGACACCCTCCTGGCCGCCTCGCCCGTCCCCGTCCTCCTGGCGGCCCTGAGCGACACGCCGCACGAGCGGGTGGTCCTCGCCCTCGACCGGGTCGACGTGGTCGAGGACAGCGCTGCCGACCTGGCCCTCGCCGTCGACGTCGCCGCCCGGCTCGCCGACGGCGACGTCACGCAGCTCACGGTGGACGAGGACCGGTTGACCTGGGTGATCGAGCAGGCGCAGCCCGGCGACCTGGTGGTGATCCCGGCGCACCCCGTGTGGGCGGCGTTCGGGCCGACGGCGGTGCGGGCGTCGGCCCACGCCGGCGTGTCCGTGGTGGTCGTGGCCGGGTCGCGGCGCTGGGCGAGCCAGGGCTCGGTGGTCGACCGGAGCCTCGGCGCCCTGGTCGGCGGTACCAAGGCCGCCGACGTCCGCTGGGGCTGA
- a CDS encoding alpha-1,4-glucan--maltose-1-phosphate maltosyltransferase — translation MPRTELARITIENLTPTTPSGQFPAKAVVGEQVTVAADVYADGHDILKARLRWRLGKGRSWRTAPMREVYEDHWEATIQPDLAGAHELVVEAWRDRFATWRHDIEVKAGVGDDVTVELEEGAALLEDRAAQLKATKQRQRVLAAAAGLRRTECSLHVRLNAGLDDQVAALVAPLPDADLTPAVLPLWVDRPRAGFSAWYELFPRSEGGFVGATKRLAAAAEMGFDVVYLPPIHPIGTTARKGANNTLKAKPDDPGSPWAIGSPEGGHTAVDPDLGTIEDFRRFCTEASDRGLEIALDYALQCSPDHPWVHDHPEWFKRRPDGTIKYAENPPKKYQDIVNINFWPEAEADRVALWKACRDVLRHWIAVGIRIFRVDNPHTKPIAFWAWVIEEIHRKHPDVIFLSEAFTKPRVMAKLAEVGFTQSYTYFTWRNSAWELREYVEELAYGPTSSYLRPNFWPNTPDILGGPLRNGPPAAFKLRFLLAATLVPNYGVYSGYELYENEPMSDENEEYLYSEKYELKDRDWDRADSLAPFITRVNDIRRRHPAFHRLKNIRFHQSDDDRFLVWSKGHRDEGDLVLVVVNLDPHEAHGTTLSLDLGAMGIPGSGPYQAHDELTGDVYTWDGARPYVLLDPDVGQVAHVLALSSPRNK, via the coding sequence GTGCCTCGAACGGAGCTGGCCCGGATCACCATCGAGAACCTGACGCCGACCACGCCCTCGGGTCAGTTCCCGGCCAAGGCGGTGGTGGGGGAGCAGGTGACCGTCGCCGCCGACGTGTACGCCGACGGGCACGACATCCTCAAGGCCCGGCTCCGCTGGCGCCTCGGGAAGGGCCGCAGCTGGCGCACCGCCCCCATGCGGGAGGTCTACGAGGACCACTGGGAGGCCACCATCCAGCCCGACCTCGCCGGCGCCCACGAGCTGGTGGTGGAGGCCTGGCGCGACCGGTTCGCCACCTGGCGCCACGACATCGAGGTGAAGGCCGGGGTCGGCGACGACGTGACCGTCGAGCTGGAAGAGGGGGCGGCTCTCCTGGAGGACCGAGCCGCCCAGCTCAAGGCCACCAAGCAGCGCCAGCGGGTGCTCGCCGCCGCCGCCGGCCTCCGCCGCACCGAGTGCAGCCTCCACGTGCGCCTCAACGCCGGGCTCGACGACCAGGTCGCCGCCCTGGTGGCGCCGCTGCCCGACGCCGACCTCACTCCGGCCGTCCTGCCGCTGTGGGTCGACCGCCCCCGGGCCGGCTTCAGCGCCTGGTACGAGCTGTTCCCCCGCTCCGAGGGCGGCTTCGTCGGCGCCACCAAGCGGCTCGCCGCCGCCGCCGAGATGGGCTTCGACGTGGTGTACCTGCCGCCCATCCACCCGATCGGCACCACCGCCCGCAAGGGGGCCAACAACACCCTGAAGGCGAAGCCGGACGACCCCGGCAGCCCCTGGGCGATCGGCTCGCCCGAGGGCGGCCACACCGCCGTCGACCCTGACCTGGGCACCATCGAGGACTTCCGCCGCTTCTGCACCGAGGCCAGCGACCGCGGCCTCGAGATCGCCCTCGACTACGCCCTGCAGTGCTCGCCCGACCACCCCTGGGTGCACGACCATCCCGAGTGGTTCAAGCGGCGGCCCGACGGCACCATCAAGTACGCCGAGAACCCGCCCAAGAAGTACCAGGACATCGTCAACATCAACTTCTGGCCCGAGGCCGAGGCCGACCGGGTGGCGCTGTGGAAGGCGTGCCGCGACGTGCTGCGGCACTGGATCGCCGTCGGCATCCGCATCTTCCGGGTCGACAACCCGCACACCAAGCCGATCGCCTTCTGGGCCTGGGTGATCGAGGAGATCCACCGCAAGCACCCCGACGTCATCTTCCTGTCGGAGGCGTTCACCAAGCCCCGGGTGATGGCGAAGCTGGCCGAGGTCGGGTTCACCCAGAGCTACACCTACTTCACCTGGCGCAACTCGGCCTGGGAGCTGCGGGAGTACGTCGAGGAGCTGGCCTACGGGCCGACGTCGAGCTACCTGCGGCCGAACTTCTGGCCCAACACGCCCGACATCCTCGGCGGCCCGCTGCGCAACGGCCCGCCGGCGGCGTTCAAGCTGCGGTTCCTCCTGGCGGCGACGCTGGTGCCGAACTACGGGGTCTACAGCGGCTACGAGCTGTACGAGAACGAGCCGATGAGCGACGAGAACGAGGAGTACCTCTACTCGGAGAAGTACGAGCTCAAGGACCGCGACTGGGACCGGGCCGACTCGCTGGCGCCGTTCATCACCCGGGTCAACGACATCCGCCGTCGCCACCCGGCCTTCCACCGGCTGAAGAACATCCGCTTCCACCAGAGCGACGACGACCGCTTCCTCGTCTGGTCGAAGGGCCACCGCGACGAGGGCGACCTGGTGCTGGTGGTGGTCAACCTCGACCCCCACGAGGCGCACGGCACCACGCTGAGCCTCGACCTCGGGGCCATGGGCATCCCCGGCAGCGGTCCCTACCAGGCGCACGACGAGCTGACCGGCGACGTGTATACGTGGGACGGCGCGCGGCCTTACGTCCTACTCGACCCCGACGTTGGACAGGTTGCCCATGTCCTCGCTCTGTCGTCCCCTCGGAACAAGTGA